One part of the Bdellovibrio bacteriovorus genome encodes these proteins:
- a CDS encoding radical SAM protein, translating to MLKINEIFYSIQGETTYVGCPTVFVRLTACNLRCTYCDTKYSYYEGEMQTLEAIIAEIDSHKAPNVCITGGEPLLQKEVHTLMKTLCDKGYLVSLETSGSKSVEQVDPRVKIILDVKTPDSGAADSFVMANIGFSTPSTEYKFVIKRDPCGVPLKKHSAFRSL from the coding sequence ATGCTTAAAATAAATGAGATTTTCTATAGTATTCAAGGTGAAACGACCTATGTGGGCTGCCCCACGGTGTTCGTGCGCCTGACCGCCTGCAACCTGCGCTGCACTTACTGCGACACCAAGTATTCTTACTATGAAGGTGAAATGCAGACCCTGGAAGCCATCATCGCCGAGATCGATTCTCATAAGGCACCTAATGTTTGCATCACCGGTGGTGAGCCGCTGTTACAAAAAGAAGTTCACACGTTGATGAAAACTTTGTGCGACAAAGGTTACTTGGTTTCTTTGGAAACAAGTGGATCAAAAAGTGTTGAGCAGGTGGATCCTCGCGTAAAAATAATTTTGGACGTGAAAACTCCGGACAGTGGTGCGGCAGATTCATTCGTGATGGCCAACATCGGCTTTTCCACTCCCAGCACGGAATACAAGTTCGTCATCAAAAGGGACCCTTGTGGGGTCCCTTTAAAGAAACATTCAGCTTTCAGAAGCCTGTAA
- the rplI gene encoding 50S ribosomal protein L9 codes for MKVILQKDVKDVGRVGELVNVSEGFARNFLFPRKLAAEATEKRVKEYEHLQRVAEAKKKKALAERQELLNKINGTTVTFKLAAGETDKLFGTVTTTDISKELQKMGHSVDRRDIHLEEPIKVLGQHKAVVRYSEGMEAKIQIAVERA; via the coding sequence ATGAAAGTTATTCTTCAAAAAGACGTTAAAGATGTAGGTCGTGTTGGTGAGTTGGTGAACGTTTCTGAAGGTTTCGCGAGAAACTTCCTGTTCCCACGCAAACTGGCTGCTGAAGCTACTGAAAAACGCGTAAAAGAGTATGAGCACTTGCAACGTGTTGCTGAAGCGAAAAAGAAAAAAGCTTTGGCAGAGAGACAAGAACTTCTTAACAAAATCAACGGCACCACAGTTACATTCAAACTGGCTGCTGGTGAGACTGATAAGTTGTTCGGTACTGTAACAACTACAGACATCTCCAAAGAACTTCAGAAAATGGGTCACTCTGTTGACCGTCGTGACATCCACTTGGAAGAGCCAATCAAAGTATTGGGTCAGCACAAAGCGGTTGTTCGTTATTCTGAAGGCATGGAAGCAAAGATCCAGATCGCTGTTGAGCGCGCGTAA
- a CDS encoding helix-turn-helix domain-containing protein has product MEKLVKSKLEVLFAQQKEAQVELNGLYNVVLEQVEKPLLELALRAYNGNQVKTAQMLGINRNTLKKKIDNYKIRVKKMN; this is encoded by the coding sequence TTGGAGAAACTAGTTAAAAGCAAACTAGAAGTTCTTTTTGCCCAGCAAAAAGAAGCACAAGTTGAGCTGAACGGTTTGTACAATGTGGTTCTGGAACAAGTTGAAAAACCTCTTCTTGAGCTGGCTTTGCGCGCCTATAACGGCAATCAGGTGAAAACCGCGCAAATGCTTGGCATCAACCGCAACACCCTTAAGAAGAAAATTGACAACTATAAGATTCGTGTAAAGAAAATGAACTAG